One Methylosinus sp. LW4 genomic region harbors:
- a CDS encoding TerC family protein, translating into MSGDELSVGFQVLEIIWIDLLLSGDNAILIALACHKLPKQQRRWGILLGAGGGVLLRIAFAFVVIQLMAIPALKALGGLMLLGVATKLLVDETEHHMEAKEDLWGAVAAIIMADAVMSLDNVIAIAGAAEGSMPLIIFGLGVSVPIVVFGAGLLMQALSRFPILVWAGAGLLGWISGELIAGDPIWEKFGWTAPEHFELGASIAGAILVLVAGFIASKLEERAEARRKTQGGG; encoded by the coding sequence ATGAGCGGCGACGAGCTTTCCGTCGGCTTCCAAGTCTTAGAAATCATCTGGATCGATCTGCTTCTTTCGGGCGACAATGCGATTCTCATCGCGCTCGCCTGTCACAAGCTCCCGAAACAGCAGCGGCGATGGGGCATTTTGCTGGGCGCGGGCGGCGGCGTGCTGCTGCGCATCGCCTTCGCCTTCGTGGTCATTCAGCTCATGGCGATTCCGGCGCTCAAGGCGCTCGGCGGACTGATGCTGCTCGGCGTCGCCACCAAGCTGCTCGTCGACGAGACCGAGCATCATATGGAGGCGAAAGAGGACCTCTGGGGCGCGGTGGCGGCCATCATAATGGCCGATGCGGTGATGTCGCTCGACAATGTCATCGCCATCGCCGGCGCGGCGGAGGGCTCCATGCCGCTCATCATCTTCGGCCTCGGCGTGTCGGTGCCGATCGTGGTCTTCGGCGCCGGCCTGCTGATGCAGGCGCTGTCGCGCTTTCCCATTCTGGTCTGGGCGGGCGCGGGCCTGCTCGGCTGGATTTCGGGCGAACTCATCGCCGGCGATCCGATCTGGGAGAAATTCGGCTGGACGGCGCCGGAGCATTTCGAGCTCGGCGCCTCTATCGCCGGCGCCATTCTGGTGCTGGTCGCCGGCTTCATCGCCTCCAAGCTCGAGGAACGCGCCGAGGCGCGGCGCAAGACGCAGGGCGGAGGCTGA
- a CDS encoding alpha/beta hydrolase has protein sequence MALALLKWALLVVVGAYVLAAAGLGLFQRRLQYLPDTRQISPQQAGLAGVEELKLATSDGETIVAWHAPPREGRPALLYFHGNAGGLVDRVARFRFFMGEGYGFLAIAYRGYAGSSGTPTQEGLMRDAEAAYAEARARGYGPEQIVIVGESLGSGVATQLAARREAAALALDSPFSSAADVAETRYGFLPVRWLMLDQFRSDLAIRDVHVPVLIAHGDKDGVVPIALGRKLFDLANEPKRFMLVPGGQHLVLGLPDVFPRLARWVDGALATPRRLEASD, from the coding sequence ATGGCGCTCGCGCTGCTGAAATGGGCGCTGCTCGTCGTCGTCGGAGCCTATGTGCTGGCGGCGGCGGGACTCGGCCTGTTTCAGCGGCGGCTGCAATATCTGCCGGACACGCGCCAAATCTCGCCGCAGCAGGCAGGGCTCGCCGGCGTCGAGGAGCTGAAGCTCGCGACCTCGGACGGAGAGACGATCGTCGCCTGGCATGCGCCGCCGCGCGAGGGGCGGCCGGCGCTGCTCTATTTCCACGGCAACGCCGGCGGGCTCGTCGATCGCGTGGCGCGTTTTCGCTTTTTTATGGGCGAGGGCTATGGCTTTCTCGCCATCGCCTATCGCGGCTATGCCGGCTCCAGTGGAACGCCGACGCAAGAAGGGCTGATGCGCGACGCCGAGGCCGCCTATGCGGAGGCCCGCGCGCGTGGCTATGGGCCGGAGCAGATCGTCATCGTCGGCGAATCATTGGGCTCGGGCGTCGCCACGCAACTCGCGGCGCGGCGGGAGGCGGCGGCGCTGGCGCTCGACTCGCCCTTCTCCTCAGCGGCCGATGTCGCCGAGACGCGCTATGGCTTTCTGCCGGTGCGCTGGCTGATGCTGGATCAGTTCCGCTCCGATCTCGCCATTCGCGACGTGCATGTTCCCGTGCTGATCGCGCATGGCGACAAGGATGGCGTGGTGCCGATCGCGCTCGGCCGCAAGCTCTTCGATCTCGCCAATGAGCCGAAGCGATTCATGCTCGTGCCCGGCGGGCAGCATCTGGTGCTCGGATTGCCGGACGTCTTCCCGCGCCTCGCCCGCTGGGTGGACGGCGCGCTGGCGACGCCGCGGCGTCTCGAGGCGAGCGATTGA
- a CDS encoding tetratricopeptide repeat protein has protein sequence MELPLGSAVRRTSPIFCRCAPLRAGVAMLTLLALAGCETAGVLRPPGRGFAETDAADPRAANANIESLSEVVRRNPTPEAYNTRGVALAKIGQFQEAIADFSQAIRIEPNSAAAFTNRALAFRQIGRNDQARLDFDRAIDVNANHAPAYIGRANLLRAQGNLDQALADLDAAIRLNPESAQAFHARGLIHQKRGDNQRAVTDFDNAIDRDPFAAAPYQARGESLVTLGNYDKAIEDFNAALNVDNKSAPAWAWLGLAYERKGNRQKAAESYQRALALDPQQPIAKQGSSRG, from the coding sequence ATGGAATTGCCGCTCGGATCGGCGGTTCGCCGGACGTCCCCCATCTTTTGTCGCTGCGCGCCTCTGCGCGCGGGCGTCGCAATGCTGACTCTGCTCGCCCTCGCCGGCTGCGAGACCGCCGGCGTGCTGCGGCCGCCGGGACGCGGCTTCGCCGAGACCGACGCCGCCGATCCGCGAGCCGCCAACGCCAATATAGAGTCGCTGTCCGAGGTCGTGCGCCGCAATCCGACGCCCGAGGCCTATAACACGCGCGGCGTGGCGCTGGCCAAGATCGGCCAGTTCCAGGAGGCGATCGCCGATTTCTCCCAGGCGATCAGGATCGAGCCCAACAGCGCCGCCGCCTTCACCAATCGCGCTCTCGCCTTCCGCCAGATCGGCCGCAACGATCAGGCGCGGCTCGACTTCGACCGCGCCATAGACGTGAACGCCAATCACGCCCCGGCCTATATCGGCCGCGCCAATCTGTTGCGCGCGCAGGGCAATCTGGATCAGGCGCTCGCCGATCTCGACGCCGCGATCCGGCTCAATCCCGAGAGCGCCCAGGCCTTTCACGCGCGCGGGCTGATCCATCAGAAGCGCGGCGACAATCAGCGCGCCGTCACCGATTTCGACAACGCCATCGACCGCGATCCTTTCGCCGCGGCGCCCTATCAGGCGCGCGGCGAGAGCCTCGTGACGCTCGGCAATTACGACAAGGCGATCGAGGATTTCAACGCGGCGCTCAATGTCGACAATAAGAGCGCGCCGGCCTGGGCCTGGCTCGGCCTCGCCTATGAGCGCAAGGGCAATCGCCAGAAGGCTGCGGAATCCTATCAGCGCGCTCTGGCGCTCGATCCGCAGCAGCCGATCGCCAAGCAGGGCTCCTCGCGCGGCTGA
- the rpsU gene encoding 30S ribosomal protein S21: MQVLVRDNNVDQALKALKKKMQREGIFREMKLRGHYEKPSEKRAREKAEAVRRARKLARKKLQREGLLPVKAKPAVGGR; the protein is encoded by the coding sequence GTGCAAGTTCTCGTCCGCGACAATAATGTCGACCAGGCTCTCAAGGCGCTGAAGAAGAAGATGCAGCGCGAAGGCATTTTCCGTGAGATGAAGCTCCGCGGCCATTATGAGAAGCCCTCGGAGAAGCGCGCCCGCGAGAAGGCCGAGGCCGTGCGCCGCGCCCGCAAGCTCGCCCGCAAGAAGCTGCAGCGCGAAGGCCTGCTGCCCGTGAAGGCGAAGCCCGCCGTCGGCGGCCGCTGA
- a CDS encoding nitroreductase family protein, which produces MNKPISKGELSAADGAEAIRARYRRDDSPTPPVWNETLELLLAHRSIRAYLPEKIPAETLATVVAAAQSASTSSNLQVWSLVAVEDEARKSRLADLAGNQQHIRDAPLFLLWLADLSRLENIGKAQGRDGAALPYLEMFLTAAIDAGLAAQNALVALESLGYGGVYIGGIRNKPEEVAKELDLPPGVFAVFGMAVGRPDPAKAGGVRPRLGQGAVLHREQYAWNEAQREAVATYDEKFRDFQKDAGLPEQGWIRQALSRIRGPESLSGRDRLKEALRALGFALK; this is translated from the coding sequence ATGAACAAGCCGATCAGCAAAGGGGAATTGAGCGCGGCCGATGGCGCGGAGGCGATCCGCGCCCGCTATCGGCGCGACGATTCGCCGACCCCGCCCGTCTGGAACGAGACGCTCGAGCTTTTGCTCGCGCATCGGTCCATTCGCGCCTATCTGCCGGAAAAAATTCCCGCCGAGACTCTGGCGACCGTCGTCGCCGCCGCGCAATCGGCCTCCACCTCTTCCAATCTCCAGGTGTGGAGCCTTGTCGCCGTAGAGGATGAGGCGCGCAAGAGCCGCCTCGCCGATCTCGCCGGCAATCAGCAGCATATTCGCGACGCGCCTTTGTTTCTTCTGTGGCTCGCCGATCTCTCGCGGCTCGAGAATATCGGCAAGGCGCAGGGCCGCGACGGGGCGGCGCTGCCCTATCTCGAAATGTTCCTCACCGCCGCGATCGACGCCGGCCTCGCCGCGCAAAATGCGCTGGTCGCGCTGGAATCGCTCGGCTATGGCGGCGTCTATATCGGCGGCATCCGCAACAAGCCGGAGGAAGTGGCGAAGGAGCTGGACCTGCCGCCCGGCGTTTTCGCCGTCTTCGGCATGGCGGTCGGCCGTCCCGATCCGGCCAAGGCCGGCGGCGTGCGCCCGCGGCTGGGGCAGGGGGCCGTGCTGCATCGCGAGCAATATGCGTGGAATGAGGCGCAGCGCGAGGCGGTGGCGACCTATGACGAGAAGTTCCGCGACTTCCAGAAGGATGCGGGCCTGCCGGAGCAAGGCTGGATTCGCCAGGCGCTCTCCCGCATTCGCGGCCCCGAGAGCCTCAGCGGCCGCGACCGGCTGAAGGAGGCGCTGCGGGCGCTGGGATTCGCGTTGAAGTAA
- a CDS encoding IS110 family transposase, with translation MEDENNWFVGVDWASQTHHVRLSDARGAKIGERAFEHGGEGLKEMADWILESTGAPPEAVMIAIEVPHGPVVESLMERGLRVHAINPKQLDRFRDRFSPAGAKDDSRDAEALADALRTDRRCFRLLAPLDPTVVELREWSRIADELRVERTRLSNQVRELLWRYYPQLLELCDDVAADWVLELWRLVPTPDKARRVREATVERLLKRHRIRRLTAAAALERLRAPAISVAAGTVSAVTGHIEGAAQRLALVNRQIREADKRLDRLTEKLAGGEDTAEGQTQEPRDVTILRSLPGVGRIVLATLLTEAQHALQRRDYHALRCLSGVAPITKRSGKSKIVLMRQAAHVRLRNAVYHWARTAVQHDPRSRAKYAALRARGHGHGRALRSVADRLLAVACAMLQTRTLFNPSLPEKIANPRP, from the coding sequence ATGGAGGATGAGAATAACTGGTTCGTCGGCGTGGACTGGGCTTCGCAAACGCACCACGTGCGCCTGTCGGACGCCAGAGGCGCCAAAATCGGCGAGCGCGCCTTCGAGCATGGCGGCGAAGGGTTGAAGGAGATGGCCGACTGGATTCTCGAGTCCACCGGCGCGCCGCCCGAGGCCGTGATGATCGCCATCGAGGTTCCGCATGGCCCCGTCGTGGAAAGCTTGATGGAACGAGGCCTCCGCGTTCACGCCATCAATCCCAAGCAGCTCGATCGCTTCCGCGACCGCTTCTCGCCCGCCGGCGCCAAGGACGACAGCCGTGACGCCGAGGCGCTCGCCGATGCGTTGCGCACCGATCGGCGCTGCTTCCGGTTGTTGGCGCCGCTCGATCCAACGGTCGTCGAGCTGCGGGAATGGTCGCGCATCGCCGACGAGCTGCGTGTCGAACGCACCCGTCTGTCCAATCAAGTCCGCGAGCTGCTCTGGCGTTATTATCCGCAGCTTCTCGAACTCTGCGACGACGTCGCCGCCGATTGGGTTCTCGAGCTGTGGCGTCTCGTTCCGACGCCCGACAAGGCCAGGCGCGTGCGCGAGGCGACGGTCGAGCGTCTGCTCAAACGTCACCGTATCCGTCGCCTTACCGCCGCCGCGGCGTTGGAGCGGCTGAGGGCGCCCGCCATCTCCGTCGCGGCCGGCACGGTCAGCGCCGTGACCGGGCATATCGAAGGAGCCGCCCAGCGCCTCGCGCTCGTCAATCGCCAGATCCGCGAGGCCGACAAGCGCCTCGATCGCCTGACCGAAAAGCTCGCCGGCGGCGAGGACACAGCCGAGGGGCAGACACAAGAGCCGCGCGACGTGACGATCCTNCGATCCTTGCCCGGCGTCGGAAGGATCGTCCTCGCCACGCTGCTCACAGAAGCTCAGCACGCTCTGCAACGCCGAGACTACCATGCGCTGCGCTGCCTGTCGGGCGTCGCGCCGATCACGAAACGATCGGGGAAGAGCAAGATCGTGCTGATGCGCCAAGCCGCGCACGTTCGACTGCGCAACGCCGTCTATCACTGGGCGCGCACAGCCGTGCAACACGACCCACGAAGCCGGGCCAAATACGCCGCCCTGCGCGCCAGAGGCCATGGTCACGGACGAGCCCTTCGCTCGGTCGCCGACCGCCTGCTCGCCGTCGCCTGCGCCATGCTCCAGACCCGGACTCTCTTCAATCCAAGTCTCCCCGAGAAAATCGCCAATCCCCGCCCATGA
- the thrS gene encoding threonine--tRNA ligase: MIAVTFPDGASRQFEPGVSGLDIAKSISPSLAKRTVAMALDGELRDLVDTIDRDAKIEFVGREDPRALELIRHDCAHLLAEAVQELFPGTQVTIGPVIENGFYYDFYRSEPFTPDDLPAIEKKMREIVARDAAITKEVWSRDQAKTYFTAKGEAFKRELIESIPGGEDLKIYRQGHWLDLCRGPHLPSIGKVGTAFKLMKVAGAYWRGDHNNPMLSRIYGTAFAKQEDLDAYLHRLEEAERRDHRRLGREMDLFHFQEEGPGTIFWHEKGWALFQSLVSYMRRRQKAAGYREVNTPQVLDRALWETSGHWQTYRENMFLTKTEDERIFALKPMNCPGHVQIFKNGLKSYRDLPVKIAEFGIVHRYEPSGALHGMMRVRAFTQDDAHIFCNEDQIMEEALKINDLILTIYKDFGFDHVVVKLSTRPEKHVGSDEAWAKAEAALYKVLDELKARGLETGVNPGEGAFYGPKLEYTLRDAIGREWQCGTTQVDFNLPGRFGAFYIGADSEKKTPVMIHRAMFGSLERFTGILIEHYAGHLPLWLSPLQIVVCTITQDADDYALEVAAEARKLGLSVDLDLRNEKITYKVREHSLAKVPALLVVGKKEAAERTVSIRRLGSQAQSSASLSDALAALAAEATPPDVKQA, encoded by the coding sequence ATGATCGCCGTTACCTTCCCCGACGGGGCGTCCCGTCAATTCGAGCCCGGCGTCTCCGGCCTCGATATCGCCAAGAGCATTTCCCCTTCCCTCGCCAAGCGAACCGTCGCCATGGCTCTCGATGGAGAGCTGCGCGACCTCGTCGACACGATCGACCGCGACGCCAAAATCGAGTTCGTCGGCCGCGAGGATCCGCGCGCGCTGGAGCTGATCCGTCACGATTGCGCGCATCTGCTGGCGGAAGCCGTGCAGGAGCTGTTTCCCGGCACGCAGGTCACAATCGGCCCGGTGATCGAGAACGGCTTCTATTACGACTTCTATCGCTCCGAGCCGTTCACGCCGGACGATCTTCCCGCCATAGAGAAAAAGATGCGCGAGATCGTTGCGCGTGACGCCGCCATCACCAAGGAAGTCTGGAGCCGCGATCAGGCCAAGACCTACTTCACGGCGAAGGGCGAGGCCTTCAAGCGCGAGCTGATCGAGAGCATTCCCGGCGGCGAGGATCTGAAAATCTATCGTCAGGGCCATTGGCTCGATCTCTGCCGTGGCCCGCATCTGCCGTCGATCGGCAAGGTCGGAACCGCCTTCAAGCTGATGAAGGTGGCCGGCGCCTATTGGCGCGGCGATCACAACAACCCGATGCTCTCGCGCATCTATGGAACCGCCTTCGCGAAACAGGAAGACCTCGACGCCTATCTGCATCGCCTCGAGGAGGCCGAGCGCCGCGATCATCGGCGCCTCGGCCGCGAGATGGACCTCTTCCATTTCCAGGAGGAGGGGCCGGGCACGATCTTCTGGCACGAGAAGGGCTGGGCGCTGTTCCAGAGCCTCGTCTCCTATATGCGCCGGCGCCAGAAGGCCGCGGGCTATCGCGAGGTGAACACGCCGCAGGTGCTCGACCGCGCTTTGTGGGAAACGTCGGGCCATTGGCAGACCTATCGCGAGAACATGTTCCTCACCAAGACCGAGGACGAGCGCATTTTCGCGTTGAAGCCGATGAACTGCCCCGGCCATGTGCAAATCTTCAAAAACGGGCTGAAGTCCTATCGCGACCTGCCGGTGAAGATCGCCGAATTCGGCATTGTGCATCGCTACGAGCCCTCGGGCGCGCTGCATGGCATGATGCGCGTGCGCGCCTTCACGCAGGACGATGCGCATATCTTCTGCAATGAGGATCAGATCATGGAGGAGGCGTTGAAGATCAACGACCTCATCCTGACGATCTACAAAGACTTCGGCTTCGACCATGTGGTGGTGAAGCTCTCCACCCGGCCGGAGAAGCATGTCGGCTCCGATGAAGCCTGGGCCAAGGCGGAGGCGGCGCTCTACAAGGTGCTCGACGAGCTGAAGGCGCGCGGCCTCGAGACCGGCGTCAATCCGGGCGAGGGCGCCTTCTATGGGCCGAAGCTCGAATATACGCTGCGCGACGCCATCGGCCGCGAATGGCAATGCGGCACGACGCAGGTGGATTTCAATCTGCCGGGCCGTTTCGGCGCCTTCTACATCGGCGCCGACAGCGAGAAGAAAACGCCGGTGATGATCCACCGCGCCATGTTCGGCTCGCTGGAGCGCTTCACCGGCATATTGATCGAGCACTACGCGGGTCATCTGCCGCTGTGGCTCTCGCCGCTGCAGATCGTCGTGTGCACCATCACGCAGGACGCCGACGACTATGCGCTCGAGGTCGCGGCGGAAGCGCGTAAGCTCGGCCTTTCGGTCGATCTCGATCTGCGCAATGAGAAGATCACCTATAAGGTGCGCGAGCATTCGCTGGCCAAGGTTCCCGCGCTGCTGGTCGTCGGCAAGAAGGAGGCGGCCGAGCGCACCGTCTCCATCCGCCGTCTCGGCTCGCAGGCGCAGAGCTCTGCGAGCCTTTCCGACGCGCTGGCCGCGCTCGCCGCCGAGGCGACGCCGCCGGATGTGAAGCAAGCCTGA
- a CDS encoding sensor histidine kinase: MRPPPSLTRRLIVDLSYTQLIAIVVAWLGTTALGGLGIVGANDYWIDEFYSYYYIRDLVLQSIVRDADGTRHIEPNAALREEMRRTPTLRYAALESIRGPALPGSSEDISAALIGITSVETRGLDFFFTSDAGRRTAASVWRWKSPTGNVFVASGGMTFGWKDVFYAFRNELVSQSLYLMAVFSVSAAVARLAVRRGLAPLRRAAEAAERIDLESLGQGLCVDDAPSEIRPLVEAVNRTLKRLDASVARMRRYTANAAHELRTPVAILRARLENPEERSFRVDLQRDTRRIQLIVEQMLVAARLTEGQAPPDGDLDLGAVTRGIVADYSPLIFKARRRIAFEAPAAPVALRSNRVAIECALANLIDNALRAEPEGGTVVVRVDADRTIRVIDHGEGVDQKDRELVFEPFWRRSDEAPGNGLGLAIVAELMEKLGGRIGVETTPGGGATFALSFPARRREARDEEGDHARS; encoded by the coding sequence ATGAGGCCGCCGCCCTCGCTCACGCGCCGATTGATCGTCGATCTGTCCTATACGCAGCTCATCGCCATCGTCGTCGCATGGCTCGGAACCACGGCGCTCGGCGGGCTCGGCATCGTCGGCGCCAATGATTATTGGATCGATGAATTCTACAGCTATTACTATATTCGCGACCTGGTCCTGCAATCGATCGTGCGGGACGCGGACGGAACGCGCCACATAGAGCCCAATGCGGCGCTCCGCGAGGAGATGCGACGAACCCCGACTTTGCGCTACGCCGCTCTGGAGTCGATCCGCGGACCGGCGCTCCCCGGCTCCTCCGAGGATATTTCCGCGGCGCTCATCGGGATTACTTCGGTGGAGACGCGCGGGCTCGACTTCTTCTTCACATCCGACGCGGGCCGACGCACAGCCGCGTCCGTCTGGCGCTGGAAGAGTCCGACAGGGAATGTGTTCGTCGCCTCCGGCGGCATGACCTTCGGCTGGAAGGACGTCTTCTACGCTTTTCGAAACGAGCTCGTCTCTCAGAGCCTCTATCTGATGGCCGTCTTCTCCGTTTCGGCTGCGGTCGCCCGGCTCGCCGTGCGGCGCGGCCTCGCGCCCTTGCGGCGCGCGGCGGAAGCGGCGGAGCGCATCGATCTCGAATCGCTCGGCCAGGGCCTATGCGTCGACGATGCGCCGAGCGAGATTCGCCCGCTCGTCGAAGCGGTGAATCGAACGCTGAAGCGCCTCGACGCCAGCGTCGCGCGCATGCGGCGCTACACCGCCAACGCCGCGCATGAATTGCGCACGCCGGTCGCGATTCTGCGCGCGCGTCTCGAGAATCCAGAGGAGCGCAGCTTTCGCGTCGATCTCCAGCGCGACACGCGCCGCATTCAATTGATCGTCGAGCAGATGCTCGTCGCCGCGCGCCTGACCGAGGGGCAAGCGCCGCCGGATGGAGATCTCGATCTCGGCGCCGTCACGCGCGGCATCGTCGCCGATTATTCGCCGCTGATCTTCAAGGCCCGGCGTCGCATCGCCTTCGAGGCGCCCGCGGCGCCCGTCGCTCTGCGCAGCAATCGCGTCGCGATCGAATGCGCGCTCGCCAATCTCATCGACAATGCGTTGCGCGCCGAGCCGGAGGGCGGGACCGTGGTCGTGCGGGTCGACGCCGATCGCACGATTCGCGTGATCGATCATGGAGAGGGCGTCGACCAAAAAGACAGGGAGCTCGTCTTCGAGCCCTTCTGGCGGCGCAGCGACGAAGCGCCGGGAAATGGCCTCGGCCTCGCCATCGTCGCGGAGCTGATGGAAAAGCTCGGCGGCCGCATCGGCGTCGAGACCACGCCGGGAGGCGGGGCGACATTCGCGCTGTCCTTCCCGGCGCGCCGACGCGAAGCGCGAGACGAGGAAGGCGATCACGCGCGATCCTGA
- a CDS encoding response regulator transcription factor yields MRILLVEDQNELAGEIRRRMRRDGFAVDHVGSVSDALEALRAHSYAIAMLDRRLPDGDGLAIVPEIRRRQPGSRVLVLSALDAVDERINGLDAGADDYLTKPFDLDEMMARIRAALRRPGADSAPPIRVGALEFDPGTRAVAIDGRPAVFHHRELALLEGLVRRAGRVAEREALASEIWGFDEPVQSHALTIIVSRVRARLQKLEARVDIHMVRGVGYFLCETEE; encoded by the coding sequence ATGCGAATTCTCTTGGTGGAAGATCAGAACGAGCTCGCGGGAGAAATCCGGCGACGAATGCGGCGCGACGGCTTCGCGGTGGATCATGTCGGCTCGGTGAGCGATGCTCTGGAGGCGCTGCGGGCGCACTCCTATGCGATCGCCATGCTGGACCGGCGATTGCCGGATGGGGACGGTCTCGCCATCGTCCCGGAAATCAGACGGCGCCAGCCCGGCAGCCGCGTGCTGGTCCTCTCCGCGCTGGATGCGGTGGACGAGCGCATCAACGGCCTCGACGCCGGCGCCGACGACTATCTCACCAAGCCCTTCGATCTCGACGAGATGATGGCCCGCATACGCGCGGCCTTGCGCCGCCCGGGCGCCGACTCCGCGCCGCCGATCCGCGTCGGCGCGCTGGAGTTCGACCCTGGAACGCGCGCCGTCGCCATCGACGGCCGGCCCGCCGTGTTCCATCATCGCGAGCTGGCGCTGCTCGAGGGGCTCGTGCGCCGCGCCGGCCGTGTCGCGGAGCGCGAGGCTCTGGCCTCGGAGATTTGGGGCTTCGACGAGCCCGTGCAATCGCATGCGCTGACGATCATCGTCTCGCGCGTGCGCGCGCGCCTGCAGAAGCTCGAGGCGCGCGTCGACATTCATATGGTGCGCGGCGTCGGCTATTTTCTCTGCGAGACGGAGGAATGA
- a CDS encoding energy transducer TonB family protein, with protein MTYVAEPEQFPQLRPRWLRPVAGAAPPLVYLAIFGLLAMTTVEPPSAASDSFDLAYVQDGDAAQQASADTAPDELAHNMDSTIAQEAAEAQMAEAPKASATDAPTALAMAAPKIRAPDALDLPEDEPREEERKPTLEQRREHSSEQTPVPTADGKALREATAAAQASDASSSSADRAGALDGRKTPSGATRARYGARVLAEIQKHMFYPPQARRSGVKGDAVVTFTVGADGHMIERKIVKSAGDEALDHAALAMVEATVAPPPPAGRFQGKTTIRFDIRRDR; from the coding sequence ATGACCTATGTCGCCGAGCCCGAGCAGTTTCCGCAATTGCGTCCGCGCTGGCTGCGGCCGGTCGCGGGCGCCGCGCCGCCGCTCGTCTATCTCGCCATCTTCGGCCTGCTCGCCATGACGACGGTGGAGCCGCCGAGCGCGGCGTCGGACAGCTTCGATCTCGCCTATGTGCAGGACGGCGACGCCGCGCAGCAGGCCAGCGCCGACACCGCGCCCGACGAGCTGGCCCACAACATGGACAGCACGATCGCCCAGGAGGCCGCCGAAGCGCAAATGGCGGAAGCGCCGAAGGCTTCGGCGACCGACGCGCCGACCGCGCTCGCGATGGCCGCGCCGAAAATTCGCGCACCCGACGCGCTGGATCTGCCCGAGGATGAGCCGCGCGAGGAAGAGCGCAAGCCGACGCTCGAGCAGCGTCGCGAGCATTCCAGCGAGCAGACGCCCGTTCCGACGGCGGACGGCAAGGCGCTGCGCGAGGCGACCGCGGCCGCGCAAGCTTCGGACGCCTCCTCCTCCTCGGCCGATCGCGCCGGCGCGCTGGACGGGCGCAAGACGCCGAGCGGCGCGACGCGCGCCCGCTATGGCGCACGCGTCCTCGCGGAAATTCAAAAGCACATGTTCTATCCGCCGCAGGCGCGTCGCAGCGGCGTCAAGGGCGACGCCGTCGTCACTTTCACCGTGGGCGCCGACGGCCATATGATCGAGCGCAAAATCGTCAAATCCGCCGGCGACGAGGCGCTCGACCACGCCGCTCTCGCCATGGTCGAGGCGACCGTCGCGCCGCCGCCGCCGGCAGGCCGTTTCCAGGGCAAGACGACGATCCGTTTCGATATTCGGCGCGACCGTTAG
- a CDS encoding ExbD/TolR family protein, protein MAFSAKRGSGGFQPLADINVTPLVDVMLVLLVIFMITAPMMAQGMKVDLPQARAAKPVNPKEPVVITVAKDGRLMLGPDEIPLDRIVEAVRAKINGDLSHVIHLRGDKESSLGDLVTLMDALSSNGMTHIAILSMQAKHAKAEAKGAAK, encoded by the coding sequence ATGGCTTTTTCCGCCAAGCGCGGCTCCGGCGGCTTCCAGCCCCTCGCCGACATAAATGTGACGCCGCTCGTCGATGTGATGCTGGTGCTGCTCGTCATCTTCATGATCACCGCGCCGATGATGGCGCAGGGCATGAAGGTCGACCTTCCGCAGGCGCGCGCCGCCAAGCCCGTCAATCCCAAGGAGCCCGTGGTCATCACCGTCGCCAAGGATGGGCGGCTGATGCTGGGGCCGGACGAGATTCCGCTCGACCGCATCGTCGAGGCAGTGCGCGCCAAGATCAATGGCGATCTCTCCCATGTCATCCATCTGCGCGGCGACAAGGAATCCTCGCTCGGCGATCTGGTGACGCTGATGGACGCTCTCTCGTCCAATGGCATGACGCATATCGCCATTCTTTCGATGCAGGCGAAGCACGCGAAAGCCGAAGCGAAAGGCGCCGCGAAATGA